A part of Streptomyces sp. NBC_01497 genomic DNA contains:
- a CDS encoding DUF4232 domain-containing protein — translation MTNNQRWGKGRTVTVALAAVALAGTAAVGVAQAAPATAHTAKVPTCSVSALQVSLHTSLAGGMMHEGSVVQFKNTGSGTCALLGYPGLGLENAQHKVLASKVTWGSTWYAKNPGKKVVDLESGQSAQAVIAWSHANTGTSGATHATYLEVTPPASTTHKTLKFDQWVDNGDLDATAVARTVPLNG, via the coding sequence ATGACGAACAACCAGCGGTGGGGCAAGGGCAGGACAGTGACCGTGGCACTGGCGGCCGTTGCGCTGGCGGGTACGGCGGCGGTGGGGGTCGCACAAGCAGCACCCGCCACGGCACACACGGCGAAGGTCCCGACGTGCTCGGTCTCCGCCCTCCAGGTGTCCCTGCACACCTCCCTGGCCGGGGGCATGATGCACGAGGGCTCCGTGGTCCAGTTCAAGAACACCGGCAGCGGCACCTGCGCACTGCTGGGCTACCCCGGCCTCGGCCTGGAGAACGCGCAGCACAAGGTGCTCGCCTCCAAGGTGACCTGGGGAAGCACGTGGTACGCGAAGAACCCCGGCAAGAAGGTCGTGGATCTGGAGTCCGGCCAGAGCGCGCAGGCCGTCATAGCCTGGTCCCACGCGAACACCGGCACCTCCGGCGCCACGCACGCCACATACCTGGAGGTCACGCCGCCGGCGTCGACCACACACAAGACGCTGAAGTTCGACCAGTGGGTCGACAACGGTGACCTGGACGCCACGGCGGTCGCCCGCACGGTGCCTTTGAACGGCTGA
- a CDS encoding non-ribosomal peptide synthetase, with translation MLSVPHTPHDTTVPRPHEASATGPRAADDRTRAPLSAGQERLWALAQTDGAGVAYNEQMGFRLSGPLDPAVLAGAFDALMDRHEILRTRLVATPDGTAEQVVDPPGAGFRLSREDLGGLADTRARIDAVLREECGLPFDLAAGPLIRGRLLTQAAEEHVLILTAHHIVFDGWSQNVMLSDLGVLHESLLRGADSELPAPERKYTDYAREQRAWLDRSGEAGPAAHEDYWKRRLTGAPPLLELPSDRPRPPVQVFDGGRVPVGIGEDLTLALKELAARYEVSLYTVLMTGWYVLLARLSGETDIVVGLPTANRRGLAAENVMGFFVNTLALRVDVSASRTGAELLREVRRTLREGLAHVALPFSRVVEAVNPPRSAGHTPLFQTLFAWMPPLEGMLRLPGVEVTPLPMPYAPAKFDLALGLAEVDGRITGELDYATALFDRSTVERFVSFLVRLLSRLVEDPEQDPSASSLLEPEEERRLLDRWSDGGPPPEVPAAWAGGPVTAFEAQVRERPAAPALVCGSVSLDYATLDRRAGRLAHALIRRGVRRGQVVALHTGRSVELVVGVLGVLKAGAAYLPLDPGQPLERLGAMVEDAAPALVLSDAPVPPAGWTRFADAEAEGGAGAGAPEDGAPGAVVTPADLAYVIYTSGSTGRPKGVAVTHGSVMNLLLTWCERFGTFPGQAASAWSSTGFDASVHEILMPLTTGATLHLVPDAVRTDPEELMAWLREHRVVQAFLPPAYVRWIDEAPGPRLAGLSLRRLLTGVEPLSEAALARMCRHLPGLRICFGYGPTEATLYSTAHTDPKPLERPAPIGRPLPGTRLYLLDERLRPVPPGVVGEVFLGGASLARGYLHRADLTAERFLPDPFRAGERVYRTGDLARWLPDGNAVYAGRADDQVKLRGFRIEPAEIEAALLRLPGVREAAVLPDRDATGEARLIAGLGLRDRAAPPGGWRAALAPLLPDHMIPAVFVELERLPVNRSGKLDRAALLALAPAAPSGQVNTASPRDHTEMALHRIWSRVLLHPSIGVCDNFFDIGGTSLSAIKMTHAVREEFGVRLPVQDVLRHPTLEAFAAHVRRGSAGARSGSLVEFRAGDGRQRVVCVHPAGGTAFCYLSLASALPGHIGVSGIQSPGIEAGEEALPSVRAMAEAYLRLVAPEPGESLVLCGLSYGGLVAHEMGRLLADAGHERLTVVLLDTFATDDTEVLRSITPVDAAEFRDKLVRFNGMYPGIEDDQVDRYFRIYNHNRMTARDYAVPPSPARLVFVQAADGADDDAAAARDFWRRRAGGGLLVEPVSCGHWDLLESDEVPHVARLIEDELARMAAPPRNTPAVTGPHTTEA, from the coding sequence ATCTTGTCCGTACCGCACACCCCCCACGACACGACCGTCCCGAGGCCGCACGAAGCCTCGGCCACCGGCCCCCGGGCAGCTGACGACCGGACCCGCGCACCGCTGTCCGCCGGGCAGGAGCGACTGTGGGCGCTGGCGCAGACCGACGGCGCAGGCGTCGCGTACAACGAGCAGATGGGGTTCCGGCTGTCCGGGCCGCTGGATCCTGCGGTGCTGGCCGGGGCGTTCGACGCGCTGATGGACCGGCACGAGATCCTGCGCACCCGGCTAGTCGCGACACCGGACGGGACGGCGGAGCAGGTGGTGGATCCGCCGGGGGCGGGGTTCCGGCTGAGCCGGGAGGATCTTGGCGGGCTCGCGGACACCCGGGCGCGGATCGACGCGGTACTGCGCGAGGAGTGCGGGCTGCCGTTCGACCTCGCGGCCGGCCCCCTCATCAGGGGACGCCTGCTGACGCAGGCGGCCGAGGAACACGTACTGATACTGACGGCCCATCACATCGTCTTCGACGGCTGGTCCCAGAACGTCATGCTCTCCGATCTCGGCGTCCTGCATGAGTCCCTGCTGCGCGGCGCGGACAGCGAACTCCCGGCGCCGGAGCGCAAGTACACCGACTACGCGCGCGAGCAGCGCGCCTGGCTGGACCGGAGCGGCGAGGCGGGGCCCGCCGCGCACGAGGACTACTGGAAGCGGCGGTTGACCGGCGCTCCGCCGTTGCTGGAGCTGCCGTCCGACCGGCCCAGGCCGCCCGTCCAGGTCTTCGACGGCGGACGGGTACCGGTCGGGATCGGCGAGGATCTCACCCTCGCTCTCAAGGAGTTGGCCGCCCGGTACGAGGTCTCCCTGTACACGGTGCTCATGACGGGTTGGTACGTCCTGCTGGCGCGCCTGAGCGGCGAGACCGACATCGTTGTCGGCCTGCCGACGGCGAACCGCCGGGGTCTTGCGGCCGAGAACGTCATGGGGTTCTTCGTCAACACCCTCGCCCTGCGCGTCGATGTGTCCGCCTCCCGCACCGGGGCCGAGCTGCTGCGCGAGGTGCGCCGGACGCTGCGGGAGGGGCTCGCGCATGTCGCCCTGCCGTTCTCGCGGGTGGTCGAGGCGGTCAACCCGCCGCGCAGCGCCGGACACACTCCGCTGTTCCAGACGCTGTTCGCCTGGATGCCCCCGCTGGAGGGGATGCTCCGGCTGCCGGGCGTCGAGGTGACGCCGCTCCCGATGCCTTACGCGCCCGCCAAGTTCGACCTGGCGCTCGGGCTCGCCGAGGTGGACGGCCGGATCACCGGTGAACTGGACTACGCGACCGCCTTGTTCGACCGCTCGACGGTGGAGCGGTTCGTCTCGTTCCTCGTGCGGCTCCTTTCACGGCTGGTGGAGGATCCCGAGCAGGACCCCTCAGCGTCGTCCCTGCTGGAGCCCGAGGAGGAGCGCCGCCTGCTGGACCGGTGGAGCGACGGCGGCCCGCCACCGGAGGTCCCCGCCGCCTGGGCGGGCGGCCCCGTCACGGCTTTCGAGGCGCAGGTACGGGAACGGCCCGCCGCGCCCGCGCTGGTGTGCGGCTCGGTGTCCCTCGACTACGCGACGCTGGATCGGCGGGCCGGCCGGCTGGCGCACGCGCTGATCCGCCGCGGGGTGCGGCGCGGCCAGGTGGTCGCCCTGCACACGGGCCGCAGCGTCGAGTTGGTCGTGGGCGTGCTCGGTGTGCTGAAGGCGGGCGCGGCGTACTTGCCGCTGGATCCGGGGCAGCCGCTGGAGCGCCTGGGGGCGATGGTCGAGGACGCCGCGCCCGCGCTCGTCCTCAGCGACGCGCCGGTGCCGCCGGCGGGGTGGACACGGTTCGCCGACGCCGAGGCGGAGGGGGGCGCCGGGGCCGGTGCCCCCGAGGACGGTGCGCCCGGCGCCGTGGTGACGCCGGCGGATCTGGCGTACGTCATCTACACCTCGGGCTCGACGGGCCGGCCGAAGGGGGTCGCGGTCACCCACGGAAGTGTCATGAACCTGCTGCTCACCTGGTGCGAGCGGTTCGGCACGTTCCCCGGGCAGGCCGCCTCCGCGTGGTCCAGCACCGGGTTCGACGCGTCCGTCCACGAGATCCTGATGCCGCTGACCACCGGCGCCACCCTGCACCTCGTACCCGACGCGGTTCGCACGGACCCCGAGGAGCTGATGGCCTGGCTGCGGGAACACCGCGTCGTCCAGGCGTTCCTGCCGCCCGCGTACGTCCGCTGGATCGACGAGGCACCCGGGCCCAGGCTCGCGGGTCTGTCCCTGCGGCGCCTGCTGACCGGCGTTGAGCCGCTGTCCGAAGCCGCTCTGGCCCGGATGTGCCGGCACCTGCCGGGACTGCGGATCTGCTTCGGCTACGGTCCGACCGAGGCGACGCTGTACTCCACCGCCCACACCGACCCGAAACCGCTGGAGCGACCCGCCCCGATCGGCAGGCCGCTGCCCGGCACCCGGCTCTACCTCCTCGACGAGCGGCTGCGGCCGGTGCCACCGGGCGTGGTGGGCGAGGTATTCCTCGGCGGGGCGTCCCTCGCCCGGGGCTACCTGCACCGCGCCGACCTGACCGCCGAGCGCTTCCTGCCCGACCCCTTCCGGGCCGGCGAACGGGTCTACCGCACCGGTGACCTGGCCCGCTGGCTGCCGGACGGCAACGCGGTGTACGCGGGCCGCGCCGACGACCAGGTCAAGCTGCGCGGCTTCCGCATCGAACCCGCCGAGATCGAGGCGGCGCTCCTGCGGCTCCCCGGTGTACGCGAGGCGGCCGTCCTGCCGGACCGCGACGCGACCGGTGAAGCACGACTGATCGCCGGGCTCGGGCTGCGCGACCGCGCGGCGCCGCCAGGCGGCTGGCGGGCGGCGCTGGCCCCACTGCTCCCGGACCACATGATCCCGGCCGTCTTCGTGGAGCTGGAGCGGCTGCCGGTCAACCGCAGCGGCAAGCTGGACCGGGCGGCCCTCCTCGCCCTCGCGCCGGCCGCACCGTCCGGGCAGGTCAACACCGCCAGTCCGCGCGACCACACCGAGATGGCGCTGCACCGGATATGGAGCCGGGTCCTGCTGCACCCGTCCATCGGCGTGTGCGACAACTTCTTCGACATCGGCGGCACGTCCCTCTCCGCCATCAAGATGACGCACGCCGTGCGGGAGGAGTTCGGGGTGCGGCTGCCCGTCCAGGACGTGCTGCGCCATCCCACTCTGGAGGCGTTCGCGGCACATGTGCGCCGGGGCTCGGCCGGCGCGCGGTCCGGGAGTCTGGTCGAGTTCCGCGCGGGTGACGGACGGCAGCGGGTGGTGTGTGTGCACCCGGCGGGCGGAACGGCCTTCTGCTACCTGTCACTGGCGAGCGCGCTGCCGGGACACATCGGCGTCAGCGGCATCCAGTCGCCCGGCATAGAGGCGGGCGAGGAGGCGCTGCCGAGTGTGCGGGCGATGGCCGAGGCCTATCTGCGGCTCGTCGCACCCGAGCCGGGCGAGTCCCTGGTGCTGTGCGGGTTGTCGTACGGCGGCCTCGTCGCCCACGAGATGGGACGCCTGCTCGCGGACGCGGGACACGAGCGGCTCACCGTCGTCCTCCTCGACACGTTCGCGACGGACGACACCGAGGTGCTGCGGTCCATCACCCCGGTCGACGCGGCCGAGTTCCGCGACAAACTGGTGCGCTTCAACGGGATGTACCCCGGCATCGAGGACGACCAGGTCGACCGGTACTTCCGCATCTACAACCACAACCGGATGACGGCACGCGACTACGCGGTGCCGCCGTCCCCGGCGCGCCTCGTGTTCGTCCAGGCCGCGGACGGCGCGGACGACGACGCCGCGGCAGCCCGCGACTTCTGGCGCCGCCGCGCGGGGGGCGGCCTGCTGGTCGAGCCGGTGTCTTGCGGTCACTGGGATCTGCTGGAGAGCGACGAAGTGCCGCACGTGGCACGGCTGATCGAGGACGAACTGGCGCGCATGGCCGCCCCACCGCGCAACACGCCCGCCGTGACCGGGCCGCACACCACGGAGGCATGA
- a CDS encoding G1 family glutamic endopeptidase has translation MSTSKRTVAALSAVAATVLAASALSLPQAFAAPAPSVRNVPVQDHRVVGPASGIRHSDSTNWAGYSATGSRFTSVSASWVQPTVSCTSKTTYSSFWIGIDGDGSQSVEQTGTEADCSGGSPVYSSWYEMYPAYPVNYADTVRPGDHFTSTVSTDGSGTFTLKLTDTTRGWTHTTSKKSTTASLASAEIIAEAPSSSTGVLPLSNFGTASFTGATANGQPIGSFSPDQMNMASGSTRKATTSSLSGSENFSVAWNHS, from the coding sequence ATGTCGACAAGCAAGCGCACCGTCGCCGCTCTCTCCGCAGTCGCGGCAACCGTTCTCGCCGCCTCGGCCCTCTCGCTGCCGCAGGCGTTCGCCGCGCCCGCTCCCTCCGTGCGCAACGTGCCGGTCCAGGACCACCGCGTCGTCGGCCCAGCGTCCGGCATACGTCACAGCGACAGCACGAACTGGGCCGGCTACAGCGCGACCGGATCGAGATTCACCAGTGTCTCCGCGAGCTGGGTGCAGCCCACCGTGTCCTGCACAAGCAAGACGACGTACTCGTCGTTCTGGATCGGGATCGACGGCGACGGCAGCCAGTCCGTCGAGCAGACCGGCACCGAGGCGGACTGCTCGGGCGGCTCCCCGGTCTACTCCTCCTGGTACGAGATGTACCCGGCGTACCCCGTCAACTACGCGGACACGGTACGTCCCGGCGACCACTTCACCTCGACCGTGAGCACCGACGGGAGCGGCACCTTCACCCTGAAGCTGACGGACACCACGCGCGGCTGGACGCACACCACGTCCAAGAAGTCGACCACCGCGTCACTCGCGTCCGCCGAGATCATCGCCGAGGCGCCCTCCAGCTCCACCGGAGTGCTGCCGCTGTCCAACTTCGGCACCGCCTCCTTCACCGGGGCGACGGCCAACGGCCAGCCGATCGGCTCGTTCAGCCCCGACCAGATGAACATGGCTTCGGGCAGTACCCGCAAGGCGACCACGTCGTCCCTCTCGGGCAGCGAGAACTTCAGCGTCGCCTGGAACCACAGCTGA